AGTCGATCCACGACAATCCTTCGTCAAGATACTGGAACCCGCTGCTGGATCTGGCGTGTTCTTAATCGCCGTATTGAAACAAATCCATCAAAATATAGAGTCGGCTTCACTTCACCAGAAGGAATCGAAACGCAGGTGGCAAAAGTATGTTGCCGAGGTGCTGCCTGGCTCACTGCATGCCATAGAACTCATGCCCGATGCTATCGAGCAGTTCCACGGATTAGCTTCGCAGTTTCTGGAAGACCATGGCATCGCACAACAAGATGTTCCCCCGATCTCGGTCTATTGTGGCAATGCCTTAGAGTCCAATATTCACCGGAAACTTGGTTCGCCTGCAACCGTTGTTTTGGGAAATCCTCCCTATTCGGCGGCATCCACCAATACAGGTGATTGGATCAAACAACTGCTCCGAGGGCAAACGCCGGAAAGTACGGCGTTACGTAACTATTTCGAAGCGGCTGGTTGCCCACTGCAGGAGAAGAAGCTTTGGTTGCATGACGACTACGTCAAATTCCTGCGTGTCGCACAGTGGCATATAGAGCGAGCAAGGTATGGTGTCATTGGTTTTGTGATCAACCATGGATTCTTAGACAACGTCACGTTTCGCGGCCTTCGATATCAATTGCTTGATCAGTTCGATCAAATTGATTTACTCGATCTGAATGGCAATTCTAAAAAGCGAGGAACAGCTTCTCGACTCACACGCGATGAAAGTGTGTTCGACATAGGCCAAGGTGTCGCGGTCTCCCTGTTTTCAAAATCACCGATTGCCAAAAAGAAGCAGTCGGTTCGATACGGCGAACGCTGGGGGCCGCGGCAATCGAAACTGCAGGAGCTGGCCGAATCGAATTGGGACGATCTTGTCGACCAGACGATTACTCCCCTGCCCCCTCACTATTTTCTGAGCCCGCGCTCTTCACACGTGTCGCGTGAGTACAACCAGGGAATCAGGGTCATCGAGTTGTTCCCCCAGGGTACTTCCACTGTAGTGACCGCGCGAGATGCGATCGTTATCGATACGTCTCAAGAGAGGCTGCTGGCTCGTATCGATGAATTTCGAGATCCGGGTATCTCCGACGACGAACTGCGAGCGAAGTATTTCCCGCGTCCACGGAGCAGTCAGTACCCACCAGGCGACACCCGAGGCTGGAAACTGCCCGCTGCCCGAGAAAGTCTTCGTAACGATGCTGATTGGCAAGATCGCATCGAGCGATGTGCTTACCGCCCTTTTGATCGTCGCTGGATCTATTGGACTTCCAGCATGATCGACTGGCCCCGCGGCGAAGTCATGAACGCGATGCGAGACAAAGACTCGCTTGGACTGGTTGTGCGTCGTCAAATGCCACCGGATCGTCCCTGCAACTTTTTCTTCGTCGCCAACTGCCTGGCAATTGATGGTCTCCTGCGAAGTGATAACCGAGGAAACGAAACTCTTTTGCCACTGACAATTGGCGGGCAAGAGAACATCAACCGCGACCTTCTCCCTGCGGACTTGGCCGATGTCTCAGCGAGGTCACTTCTGGCATACGTTTACGCTCTCTTTTACAGCGAACAATACCGAACACAGTTTGCTGCTCATCTACAGATCGAATTTCCTCGCGTGTTTCTGCCAACACAGAGCGAGGTCTATAGGCAGTTATCCGAACTGGGAGACCAATTGATTTCGCTCCACTTATCAGACGAAAAACTCGTAGCGGATGCGATGCCTGGCCCTGAAGTTGCGATCGCCCCGGGACATCCCAAGCATCGAAGCGGCCTGGTCTGGATCACTCGCGATACGCCACTGGCCCAAGCGGACAGCGAGGCCTGGCTTTTCCATATCGGCAGCCATCAAGTGCTTCGAAAGTGGTTGAAAGACCGTCGCGGTGAGATTCTTACCAAGGACGAGATCGCCCACTATCTTCGCGTGATTCAAGCGATTCAGCAGACCAAAACGATCATGCGGCAGATCGATGAAATCATAAAAAAGCTCGGTGGGTTGCACCGAGCTTTGGGTATCTCTTAGTTGACTTCGCAAATTTATTCTTCTTCGCGAAGCTTAGCCAAAATCGAGTAATCCTCGAGCGTCGTTGTATCCCCCACCACTTCTTTGCCTGAAGCGATGTCGCGGAGCAAGCGACGCATGATCTTACCACTTCGAGTTTTTGGCAAGGTCGCGGTAAAGCGAATGTCGTCAGGAACGGCCAAGGCACCGATTTCCTTTCGCACGTGCTTCTTGAGTATATCACGAGCTTCATCCGTGTCGTCGGTTCCCTTGAGAGTCACGAAGGCAGCAATCGCTTCCCCCTTCACTTCATGTGGGCGCCCCACTACGGCGGCTTCAGCAACCAAGGGGTGCGAAACCAAGGCACTTTCCACTTCAATGGTACTCAAGCGGTGACCGGCGACGTTGATGACGTCATCGATTCTGCCCATGATCCAGTAGTAACCATCTTCATCACAACGTGCATTGTCGCCTGCCAGATACTTACCCGGCACTTTGGACCAGTACGTTTCCTTGAAACGCTCTTCGTCACCCCAAACACCGCGCAGCATCCCTGGCCAAGGCTGGGTGATTGTGAGCATGCCCCCTTGGTTGGTACCGACTTCGTTGAGGGACTCGTCGTAGATACCAGGGACGATCCCAAATAGCGGCCGGGTACAGCTGCCAGGCTTGGTCGCAATAGCGCCAGGAAGTGGCGACATCATGATGCCGCCTGTTTCAGTCTGCCACCACGTATCGACGATCGGACACTTCTCGGAACCGATCTTCTTGTGGTACCACATCCAGGCCTCGGGGTTGATCCCTTCCCCCACGGTACCTAATAGCCGCAAGCTGGAAAGATCATGCTTATCGACCCACTGATCGCCCCATTTGATGAAGGCGCGAATCGCGGTTGGAGCGGTATAAAGAATGGTTACTTTGTACTTCTCGACAATCTCCCAGAACCGGCCTTCGTCGGGATGGTTCGGGGCACCTTCGTACATCACGCACGTGGCACCTGCGGAAAACGGTCCATACACCACGTAGCTGTGACCAGTGATCCAACCGCAGTCGGCGGTGCACCAGTAAATGTCATCATCTCGGTGATCGAAGACCCACTCAAAAGTCTTCTTGGCATACAGGTTATACCCGGCCGTTGTGTGCAGAATGCCCTTGGGCTTTCCTGTCGAACCACTGGTGTAGAGGATGAATAGCGGTGTTTCGCTATCCAAAGGAGTTGCCGGGCAGTCGTCCGAGGCGGCATCCATCAGCTCGTGCCACCAAACGTCTCGATCCGACTTCATGGGAACGTCATTACCGACACGTTTCAGGACAACGCACTTCTCGATCGTTTCCGATTTCTCGAGGGCTTCATCGACAATTGATTTGAGTGGCAACTCCTTACCACGTCGCCAGCCTTCGTCGGCCGTGATGATAACCTTGGCCTGGGCGTCGTTGTTACGATCTGCGATCGATTCGGCCGAGAAGCCAGCGAAGATCACCGAGTGAATCGCACCGATTCGGGCACAGGCTAGCATCGCAATGGCGAGTTCGGGAACCATCGGCATGTACAGCGAAACGCGATCCCCTTCCCCAACGCCCAAGCTCTTCAGGCCGTTGGCACATTTACAAACCTCGGCGTGCAGCTCTTTGTAGGTTAGCGAACGCTGGTCACCCGGCTCCCCTTCCCAGATGATGGCCTTCTTGTCAGCGGTAGGCGTACCCAGGTGACGGTCCAGGCAGTTGTAGCTGACGTTGGTCTTACCACCGACAAACCACTTGGCATTGGGACAATTCCACTCGAGAACCTCGTTGTAGGGCTCGAACCAGTGGAGCTCTTCCTTGGCGAACTTGTCCCAGAACGCAGGCAAGTCCGCTTGGGCTTCGTCCCACTTCTGCTGGTACTCTTCGACCGACTTTACCCGGGCCTTCGACGCGAACTCTTCACTTGGGGGAAAGAGCCGCGATTCATGCATCACGTTGTCAATTTGCCCGGTTTTACCATCCGACATGAACAGTACATCCTAAAAGGTTTACTAATGATGGAGTATTTTCCGTTGGGGTGAACACGCGATTTTAGGTACGGGTAACCGAGGTGTCAACGAATGCCCCCAGTCCCCGCCTTCGGGCACCTAACCTGCTTCTACCGTCACTTTAGGTGGGTCGACGAAGTCATCGCGAAGCTGTTTGATCTCTGCCACGTCCATTTCGCCAGGCTGAAGCCAGATTCGGTAGTTCAACTCCAGCGGCTTATCACCTGGGATCTCGGTGGCGAAGTACGAACCGAACCGACCATAGTCTCGTTCGCTGAAGCGAGCCGGTTTCGGGTTCGCGGGGGAATCTAGATAGCAACAGGTATAACGTTGGTCAAACGCGACAAAGCTAAGTGCGTTGAATTCCAGATTAATGTGATCTTTATTGCCTGGCCAATTGCGGAACTTGCCAGGCTCTCCCTTACCGTCGGGGCGAACGTAGTACGTTTGCTTGGCAGTCTTATCTGGCACGTGCTGGGTCGCTCGATACTGGAAACCGGCGTGCTGTGGGTCGCCATCGACTTTCAGGTTGTCGACCATGGAGGTCAGCTCGGAAGTGAAATCGATTACCTGGGCTCCGTCAACGTGATAGACAGTCATTTCCCGAAGTTCTGTGGCGAAGGTTTTGCCGTCCTGACCGTTCCAATTGATCTCGAGAAGTTGACGAGCCATCACCGGGCCAACTTCTTCCCGTACGAATGCTTCATGTGTCTGGCTTTCCTTCTTGTTGCAATGCCACACATCGGCCGACTTAGTCTTGCCGTCTTGATCGTAGCTAATGCGATTGAAGCCGTAGAAAATGCCACGGTGATGCTGAAACAGCCCGCCTGGCCCCTTTGTCAGAAGGTTCTTTCCCTCTGGATCAAACAGATGATGATAGACCTTCATCGTTTCATGGCGACGGTCTTCTGAGCTGGAATCGACCGCTTCGTACATGTAGCGTAGGACGGGACGATCACCGAACAACAAGTCTTTGTACTTGCCAGCTTCGTCTTGGAAGTGAAACTCGGTCACTCCCTCGTTGTTCTTTGGAATGGAAACGGCAAATTCGCGTTCCGGTCCGACCATCGTCTTCGGTAACACCATATGCAGTTCACGGGCCAACGGATCCGCAGCTGGGTTGCCCAGCCCCGGCTTGGTTAGCTGTCCATACAGAGATTCTCCGCCATCGATCGTCAGTTCGACAAGAGTGACGTCGGCGAAGCTCTTTGGAACTGCGACATCAACCTTCAGTGGAACTGCCCGCTTGGCATCGCCTTGTGCGGCGACCTTAACGTGAAAGGTCTCGGCTACGCTCACGCTGGTTAGGCAAAGCAAAACGAGAGCACAGGAAGTGAGAAGGGTACGTACGGAGAACATCGATTGGCGTCCTTTCGACGTTGAGGGGCAGGGACTAGATCACGTTCATCATAATCCCGTGAGAATTCACAAACCACTAGTGAATGGTTGCGAGGAGGTAGATCCCCCTATCTGGCAAGAACCTAGCACGACGATCGTACGTTTGCCTTAAAGTTCGCGGCCTCAAGGGAAGTAAAAAGCCCTTAGAAAACTGGCCTGGCTTGGAACCTTAGAACGGGAGCCAGGCTTTCAGCCCCAGCCGGAATATCGTCCAAACGGCAACCATAGCTTTCTTCATGTTGATCTTCGAGCTACCGTACTGGCGTTCGACAAACTGAAAGGGGACTTCGACGAATGTCGCCCCTTGCTCCTTCAAGTGATAGAGCACCTCTTCGAAGAACGAGTACCCGTAGCTAAGAAACGAATCGAAGGTGATCTTTCGCAGGAGGTTCACCGGATAGGCGCGGAAGCTGCCGCTGCAATCTGCCATGGGCAACCACAAGAGCCACCGCGTGTACAAGTTGATCGCGCGGCTCATGAAGTGTCGCTTCAACGGCCAGCCAGTGATACCGCCACCTTGGATGTACCGCGAACCGATGACGACCGTACTATCGGCTGCCCCGGCCTTCCATGCTTCCAGCATTTCGGGGATCTTCTCCGGTGGATGACTCAGGTCGGCGTCCAAATTAATCATCACGTCGTAGTTGTTATCGATGGCGTACTGCATCGCGGCGATGATGGCAGATCCCAGACCGGGCTTTCCTTTGCGATGAAGACAATGCATCCGCGCATTCATCTTGGCGTGTTCTTCGCACCACTGCCCGGTTCCATCTGGAGAACCATCATCGATGACAAGCACATCGGCCTCGGGCAAAGTGTCTACGAGTCGCTCAACGAGAATCGGCAAATTCTCGATCTCGTTATAGGTAGCGATGGCAACCAGGACACGTCCAGTCTTCACGCTGTGCTGGTCCCCCTTAGCCAAACCGCTACGCGGGGTCGCTTCTGAATTGTCAGCGATTTTGCTCATTTTGTTCGTCAAAAGTTTGTGCTCAGACTGTCCAGGATAGGGGTTCCTAAGATTTTCGGCCTAGGAATGCCTATACTTACATTCTAACCCGATTGATCGCAAAACCGAGACGAGGCCCCATGAATTCCGCCGTAGTTACGGCCGATGAACCGTCGACTGCCCCGCAAATTGCGTATGGCCGTGAATTCTGGCTGGCCTACTTTGCCAATACGGCGTTGATTGTCTGTAACAGCTCCTTGTTCCGTTACTTCGACTTTGTCAATTATCTGGGTGGTGACGAATACGATCTAGGGCTGATCACCGGCTTCGGAATGGGTGGAGCCGTGCTTGCTCGGTTCGCTCAGGGGGCTGTCATCGACCGATTCGGAACACGCGTGGTTTGGCTTGGTTCGTTGTGCTTACTGCTAAGTGCTATCTTGGGACACTTTGTCGTCGACGAGGTTAACGGCACTCTGATCTACCTGCTTCGTCTTTGCTATATGGTTGGCCTGGCCGGTGCATTCGGTGCTTCGATCACTGCCATCTCGCTTAAGGCCCCCA
This genomic stretch from Blastopirellula marina harbors:
- a CDS encoding type ISP restriction/modification enzyme, whose translation is MSVGPSAYHFEAELARNSPQQRRERGVFYTPWEIARRIVSQIDSRLKQDFSLSSGLADSSTWESICSHHKLELPSEVDPRQSFVKILEPAAGSGVFLIAVLKQIHQNIESASLHQKESKRRWQKYVAEVLPGSLHAIELMPDAIEQFHGLASQFLEDHGIAQQDVPPISVYCGNALESNIHRKLGSPATVVLGNPPYSAASTNTGDWIKQLLRGQTPESTALRNYFEAAGCPLQEKKLWLHDDYVKFLRVAQWHIERARYGVIGFVINHGFLDNVTFRGLRYQLLDQFDQIDLLDLNGNSKKRGTASRLTRDESVFDIGQGVAVSLFSKSPIAKKKQSVRYGERWGPRQSKLQELAESNWDDLVDQTITPLPPHYFLSPRSSHVSREYNQGIRVIELFPQGTSTVVTARDAIVIDTSQERLLARIDEFRDPGISDDELRAKYFPRPRSSQYPPGDTRGWKLPAARESLRNDADWQDRIERCAYRPFDRRWIYWTSSMIDWPRGEVMNAMRDKDSLGLVVRRQMPPDRPCNFFFVANCLAIDGLLRSDNRGNETLLPLTIGGQENINRDLLPADLADVSARSLLAYVYALFYSEQYRTQFAAHLQIEFPRVFLPTQSEVYRQLSELGDQLISLHLSDEKLVADAMPGPEVAIAPGHPKHRSGLVWITRDTPLAQADSEAWLFHIGSHQVLRKWLKDRRGEILTKDEIAHYLRVIQAIQQTKTIMRQIDEIIKKLGGLHRALGIS
- a CDS encoding DUF6807 family protein, yielding MFSVRTLLTSCALVLLCLTSVSVAETFHVKVAAQGDAKRAVPLKVDVAVPKSFADVTLVELTIDGGESLYGQLTKPGLGNPAADPLARELHMVLPKTMVGPEREFAVSIPKNNEGVTEFHFQDEAGKYKDLLFGDRPVLRYMYEAVDSSSEDRRHETMKVYHHLFDPEGKNLLTKGPGGLFQHHRGIFYGFNRISYDQDGKTKSADVWHCNKKESQTHEAFVREEVGPVMARQLLEINWNGQDGKTFATELREMTVYHVDGAQVIDFTSELTSMVDNLKVDGDPQHAGFQYRATQHVPDKTAKQTYYVRPDGKGEPGKFRNWPGNKDHINLEFNALSFVAFDQRYTCCYLDSPANPKPARFSERDYGRFGSYFATEIPGDKPLELNYRIWLQPGEMDVAEIKQLRDDFVDPPKVTVEAG
- the acs gene encoding acetate--CoA ligase, with translation MSDGKTGQIDNVMHESRLFPPSEEFASKARVKSVEEYQQKWDEAQADLPAFWDKFAKEELHWFEPYNEVLEWNCPNAKWFVGGKTNVSYNCLDRHLGTPTADKKAIIWEGEPGDQRSLTYKELHAEVCKCANGLKSLGVGEGDRVSLYMPMVPELAIAMLACARIGAIHSVIFAGFSAESIADRNNDAQAKVIITADEGWRRGKELPLKSIVDEALEKSETIEKCVVLKRVGNDVPMKSDRDVWWHELMDAASDDCPATPLDSETPLFILYTSGSTGKPKGILHTTAGYNLYAKKTFEWVFDHRDDDIYWCTADCGWITGHSYVVYGPFSAGATCVMYEGAPNHPDEGRFWEIVEKYKVTILYTAPTAIRAFIKWGDQWVDKHDLSSLRLLGTVGEGINPEAWMWYHKKIGSEKCPIVDTWWQTETGGIMMSPLPGAIATKPGSCTRPLFGIVPGIYDESLNEVGTNQGGMLTITQPWPGMLRGVWGDEERFKETYWSKVPGKYLAGDNARCDEDGYYWIMGRIDDVINVAGHRLSTIEVESALVSHPLVAEAAVVGRPHEVKGEAIAAFVTLKGTDDTDEARDILKKHVRKEIGALAVPDDIRFTATLPKTRSGKIMRRLLRDIASGKEVVGDTTTLEDYSILAKLREEE
- a CDS encoding polyprenol monophosphomannose synthase, with the translated sequence MSKIADNSEATPRSGLAKGDQHSVKTGRVLVAIATYNEIENLPILVERLVDTLPEADVLVIDDGSPDGTGQWCEEHAKMNARMHCLHRKGKPGLGSAIIAAMQYAIDNNYDVMINLDADLSHPPEKIPEMLEAWKAGAADSTVVIGSRYIQGGGITGWPLKRHFMSRAINLYTRWLLWLPMADCSGSFRAYPVNLLRKITFDSFLSYGYSFFEEVLYHLKEQGATFVEVPFQFVERQYGSSKINMKKAMVAVWTIFRLGLKAWLPF